One segment of Marvinbryantia formatexigens DSM 14469 DNA contains the following:
- a CDS encoding glycoside hydrolase family 3 N-terminal domain-containing protein encodes MLDINMSDVMNVLGLIRPYLIAFGVILAAAVILILAVRKVKEPRRYLIRSQARVAVVISLMVVVSLICTGPLSTLLSLVSGSGAITADTQAAAEALGMEIADEGIVLLKNEENLLPMTDNKNLNVFGWASTNPVYGGTGSGALSDAYEIVNLTAGLENAGFSLNTELSDFYTQYRADRPVVGMWEQEWTLPEPSVDSYTEDMLNSAREFSDTAMVVFSRPGGEHIDLPENMEGLNYTNNSDEYEDFTEGMHYLELSQSERNMLELVCDNFENVIVIYNGANTMELGFVNEYPQIKSVLWVPGTGQNGFNSLGSILAGGVNPSGKTADTFAADLTASPSFNNFGDFTYDNMEEFRIADSDQFVPGALPHFVNYVEGIYVGYRFYETAAEEGLIDYDEAVTYPFGYGLSYTTFAQEMGELTEEDGILSVDVTVTNTGDTAGKDVVELYYNPPYTNGGIEKASVNLAAFDKTDELAPGESQTLTLSFSAEDMASYDYRDAQAYVLEEGDYEISLRTDSHTVVDTQTYTVDETVVYGEENKRSTDEAAAVNAFDFAEGEVEYLSRADGFANYEEAVAAPVTFSMPEADKALFTNNSNWEPQEDAEAVMPVTGANNRLTLADMRGLDYNDEQWEALLDQLTVDEMNQLAALGGYQTAAAESVGKVQTTDCDGPASINNNFTGVGSIGFPCGVMIANTFNEDIAREFGQSIGTMADEMNVSGWYAPAVNIHRSAFAGRNFEYYSEDGLLAGKIASQAIQGAAEHGVYAYVKHFAMNEQETNRWEMLTTWSNEQAIREIYLKPFELAIKEGGAMAVMSSYNYIGSQWAGACSSLLETVLRDEWGFEGFILTDYFASFGYMDAARSIYNGGSTCLASYDTGTNYITYTDSATMMQRMREACHRIFYTVVNSRAYEPENINTGLLLYQIILIAADVIVAVLLILYEVFRVRKVYRKRKDAAHVVSAEELKAE; translated from the coding sequence ATGCTGGATATTAATATGAGTGACGTTATGAACGTCCTGGGGCTTATCCGCCCTTATCTGATTGCTTTCGGAGTGATTCTTGCTGCGGCAGTGATCCTCATTCTTGCAGTCAGAAAAGTAAAAGAACCGCGAAGATACCTTATTCGGTCACAGGCGAGGGTTGCCGTTGTAATCTCGCTGATGGTTGTGGTCAGTCTGATCTGTACCGGACCGTTATCGACCCTGCTCTCTCTGGTGAGCGGGTCCGGAGCAATTACGGCGGACACGCAGGCAGCGGCGGAAGCGCTTGGCATGGAAATTGCCGACGAGGGCATTGTGCTTCTGAAAAATGAAGAGAACCTGCTGCCGATGACGGATAATAAAAATCTGAATGTGTTCGGCTGGGCATCCACCAATCCCGTTTACGGCGGCACGGGCTCCGGAGCGCTCTCGGATGCTTACGAGATTGTCAATCTGACAGCAGGTCTGGAAAATGCCGGATTTTCGCTGAATACGGAGCTGTCTGATTTCTATACGCAGTATCGGGCGGACCGTCCGGTGGTCGGCATGTGGGAGCAGGAATGGACGCTGCCGGAGCCGTCCGTGGACAGCTACACGGAGGATATGCTCAATAGCGCGAGAGAATTTTCCGATACGGCGATGGTTGTTTTCTCCCGTCCGGGCGGAGAGCATATCGACCTTCCGGAAAATATGGAGGGGCTGAATTACACCAACAATTCAGACGAATACGAAGACTTCACCGAAGGAATGCACTACCTTGAGCTGAGCCAGAGCGAGCGCAACATGCTGGAGCTGGTATGTGATAATTTTGAAAATGTAATCGTCATTTACAACGGCGCTAATACGATGGAGCTGGGCTTTGTAAACGAGTATCCGCAGATTAAGAGCGTGCTCTGGGTTCCGGGCACTGGTCAGAACGGCTTCAATTCCCTTGGCAGCATTCTGGCGGGCGGGGTGAATCCCTCCGGAAAAACGGCGGATACCTTTGCGGCGGATCTGACGGCGTCCCCGTCCTTCAACAATTTCGGCGATTTTACATATGACAATATGGAGGAATTCCGGATTGCCGACAGCGACCAGTTTGTGCCGGGAGCGCTTCCGCATTTTGTGAACTATGTGGAGGGCATTTATGTAGGCTATCGTTTCTACGAGACGGCGGCGGAAGAGGGACTGATTGATTACGACGAGGCGGTCACGTACCCGTTCGGATACGGACTTTCCTATACAACCTTTGCGCAGGAAATGGGAGAGCTGACGGAAGAAGACGGAATCCTTTCCGTGGATGTGACCGTGACAAATACGGGCGATACTGCGGGCAAGGATGTCGTGGAGCTTTATTACAATCCGCCGTATACCAACGGAGGAATCGAAAAAGCTTCCGTGAATCTGGCGGCCTTTGACAAGACGGATGAGCTGGCTCCGGGAGAATCCCAGACGCTGACCTTAAGCTTTTCCGCTGAGGATATGGCTTCCTACGATTACCGGGATGCGCAGGCGTATGTGCTGGAGGAAGGCGATTACGAAATCAGCCTGCGGACAGATTCCCATACGGTTGTGGATACACAGACCTACACGGTCGATGAGACGGTTGTCTACGGAGAAGAAAACAAGCGCTCCACGGACGAAGCGGCGGCGGTGAACGCCTTTGACTTTGCGGAGGGCGAGGTGGAATACCTCTCCCGTGCGGACGGATTTGCAAATTATGAGGAAGCGGTGGCGGCTCCGGTGACCTTTAGTATGCCGGAAGCGGACAAGGCGCTGTTTACCAACAACTCCAACTGGGAGCCCCAGGAGGATGCGGAGGCGGTAATGCCGGTAACAGGCGCAAATAACAGACTTACTCTTGCAGATATGCGCGGTCTGGATTATAATGATGAACAGTGGGAGGCTCTTCTTGACCAGCTCACAGTGGATGAGATGAATCAGCTTGCAGCGCTGGGCGGCTACCAGACAGCGGCGGCGGAAAGCGTGGGAAAAGTGCAGACGACAGACTGCGACGGACCGGCATCCATCAACAACAACTTTACCGGCGTTGGCTCCATCGGATTCCCCTGCGGCGTTATGATTGCCAACACCTTTAATGAAGATATTGCCAGAGAATTCGGACAGAGCATCGGCACGATGGCGGATGAGATGAACGTGTCCGGATGGTATGCTCCGGCAGTAAATATTCACAGAAGCGCATTTGCGGGACGGAACTTTGAGTATTATTCCGAGGACGGACTCCTGGCAGGCAAAATCGCTTCCCAGGCAATCCAGGGCGCGGCTGAGCACGGCGTATATGCTTACGTGAAGCACTTTGCAATGAATGAGCAGGAAACGAACCGCTGGGAAATGCTCACCACCTGGTCTAACGAGCAGGCTATCCGCGAAATCTATCTGAAGCCGTTTGAGCTTGCCATCAAGGAAGGCGGCGCGATGGCGGTCATGTCCTCGTACAACTACATCGGTTCGCAGTGGGCGGGCGCGTGCAGCTCCCTTCTGGAAACGGTGCTCAGAGACGAGTGGGGCTTTGAGGGCTTTATTCTGACCGATTATTTCGCAAGCTTTGGCTATATGGATGCGGCAAGGTCGATTTATAACGGCGGCAGCACCTGTCTGGCAAGCTATGACACAGGAACAAACTATATAACCTATACGGATTCCGCGACCATGATGCAGCGTATGCGCGAAGCATGCCATCGGATTTTCTATACGGTAGTGAACAGCCGGGCATACGAGCCGGAGAACATCAATACCGGGCTGCTCCTGTATCAGATTATTCTGATTGCGGCGGATGTGATCGTGGCAGTGCTGCTGATACTCTACGAGGTATTCCGTGTGCGTAAGGTATATAGAAAACGGAAAGATGCCGCGCATGTTGTGAGCGCAGAAGAGCTGAAAGCAGAGTAG
- a CDS encoding LysR family transcriptional regulator, protein MYNPQLETFLRVADAGSFNKAAEQAYITPTAVIKQINLLEADLDVKLFERTHRGLILTKAGKSLYNDTKYIIQYCKDSVIRARNAMQEDDNVIRIGTSPMTPAGVLVELWPKIHELCPEIKFQLVPFENTPENAREILKNLGQNIDVVAGIFDDTMLDLRSCDGFEISRQPICCAVSVHHRLAEKNMLTVQDLYGERLMLMHRNWSHYVDVLRDDIWQNHSQIQIVDFDFYSVDVFNRCENSNDVLMAVQAWENVHPLLKVIPVEWKHSIPYGLLHSRTPSETVKRFLESVREVLQQ, encoded by the coding sequence ATGTACAACCCGCAGCTTGAAACATTTCTCCGGGTGGCGGATGCAGGCAGCTTTAATAAGGCGGCGGAGCAGGCGTATATTACACCGACGGCGGTCATCAAGCAGATCAATCTGCTGGAGGCGGACCTGGACGTGAAGCTTTTTGAGCGGACGCACCGCGGACTGATACTGACGAAGGCGGGCAAATCCTTATATAATGATACAAAATATATCATTCAGTATTGTAAGGATTCCGTCATCCGGGCAAGGAACGCGATGCAGGAGGACGATAATGTGATACGCATCGGCACCTCCCCGATGACGCCGGCGGGCGTGCTGGTGGAACTGTGGCCGAAGATTCACGAGCTCTGCCCGGAGATTAAATTCCAGCTTGTTCCCTTTGAAAATACGCCGGAAAATGCCAGAGAGATTCTGAAAAATCTCGGACAGAATATTGACGTGGTTGCGGGCATCTTTGACGATACCATGCTGGATCTGCGAAGCTGCGACGGTTTTGAGATTTCCAGACAGCCCATCTGCTGCGCGGTGTCCGTCCACCACCGCCTTGCCGAAAAAAATATGCTGACGGTACAGGACCTGTACGGGGAACGGCTGATGCTGATGCACCGGAACTGGAGCCATTACGTGGACGTGCTGCGGGACGACATCTGGCAGAACCACAGCCAGATACAGATCGTGGATTTTGATTTTTACAGCGTGGATGTATTTAACCGCTGCGAAAACAGCAACGATGTGCTGATGGCGGTCCAGGCGTGGGAAAACGTGCATCCCCTGCTGAAGGTGATACCGGTGGAGTGGAAGCATTCCATCCCGTACGGTCTGCTCCATTCCCGCACGCCGTCGGAAACGGTAAAGCGTTTTCTGGAATCCGTCCGGGAAGTATTGCAGCAGTAA
- a CDS encoding aldo/keto reductase translates to METRILGRGLAVSAVGLGCMGFSHAYGAPTEERDTIRMIRNAYDIGYTFFDTAEVYGTENDPHINEQLVGEALKPFRNHVQIATKFGIHFDMTGSQVNYPLIPDSRPEVIRASAEGSLKRLQTDYIDLYFQHRIDPAVEPETVAEVMAELIKEGKILHWGISETSEEYLRRAHAVCPVTAVENRYSMMARQYEALFPALEELGVGLVAFSPMANGFLTGKYGKGVQFDPKYDYRSNMPQFTDEAIEQNQGLLALLGHIAEDKEATPAQISMAWMLCKKPWIVPIPGTRRLERLKENAGAAEVQALDDALSRIDMSEVFGGSKIVKG, encoded by the coding sequence ATGGAAACAAGAATATTGGGGAGAGGTTTAGCGGTTTCGGCTGTCGGTCTTGGCTGTATGGGCTTCAGCCATGCATACGGCGCGCCGACGGAGGAGCGGGATACCATCCGGATGATACGCAATGCGTATGACATCGGCTATACTTTTTTTGACACGGCGGAGGTCTACGGCACTGAGAACGACCCGCATATCAATGAGCAGCTCGTGGGAGAGGCGCTGAAGCCGTTCCGCAATCATGTGCAGATTGCCACAAAGTTTGGCATTCATTTTGACATGACCGGCTCCCAGGTGAACTACCCGCTGATTCCGGACTCCCGCCCGGAAGTCATCAGGGCGTCGGCGGAGGGTTCGCTGAAGCGGCTGCAGACGGATTACATCGATTTGTATTTTCAGCATCGCATCGACCCGGCGGTGGAGCCGGAAACGGTGGCGGAGGTGATGGCGGAGCTGATAAAAGAGGGGAAAATCCTGCACTGGGGAATTTCGGAGACCAGTGAGGAGTATCTGCGCCGCGCCCACGCCGTCTGCCCGGTGACGGCAGTGGAAAACCGCTATTCTATGATGGCGCGGCAGTATGAAGCGCTGTTTCCGGCGCTGGAGGAGCTGGGCGTCGGTCTGGTTGCTTTCTCGCCGATGGCGAACGGATTTTTAACTGGAAAATACGGCAAAGGCGTTCAGTTTGACCCCAAGTATGATTACCGCAGCAACATGCCGCAGTTTACGGATGAGGCGATAGAGCAAAACCAGGGGCTGCTTGCGCTGCTCGGTCACATCGCGGAGGATAAAGAAGCGACGCCGGCGCAGATTTCTATGGCGTGGATGCTCTGCAAAAAGCCCTGGATTGTTCCGATTCCGGGCACCCGCAGGCTGGAGCGGCTGAAGGAAAATGCCGGAGCGGCGGAGGTGCAGGCGCTGGACGACGCGCTGAGCCGGATAGACATGTCGGAGGTATTTGGCGGCTCGAAAATCGTAAAAGGATGA
- a CDS encoding aldo/keto reductase gives MEYLSLKNGVKMPLVGYGVADIRDEARCGALLAEALAAGYRMIDTAAAYENEKAVGNAVKKSGIPREELFLTTKIWIQDYGYEKAKRAFQKSLERLGTDYIDLYLIHQPIGDIHETWRAVEEMYRKGYARAVGVSNFEMGKVAEVSVFHSQMPYVNQIEMNLLCQQKELLQYLKENGIAAEAWGVFARGTMGILEEPVIRKLGRKHKKTPAQIILRWMTQREVPVLIQSENGVHMRENLDIFDFRLEEEELEQIAELDLERSVYLNYSLPETVARLGTARFNT, from the coding sequence ATGGAGTATCTTTCACTGAAAAACGGGGTAAAAATGCCTCTTGTCGGGTACGGCGTTGCCGATATCAGGGATGAAGCCCGGTGCGGGGCTCTGCTGGCGGAAGCACTTGCGGCAGGGTATCGGATGATTGACACGGCGGCGGCATACGAAAATGAGAAAGCAGTGGGAAACGCTGTGAAAAAGAGCGGAATTCCGAGAGAAGAACTATTTCTTACGACAAAAATATGGATTCAGGATTATGGATATGAAAAAGCGAAAAGAGCGTTTCAGAAATCCCTGGAGCGTCTGGGAACAGATTATATAGACCTGTATCTGATTCACCAGCCAATCGGCGATATCCATGAGACCTGGCGAGCAGTGGAAGAGATGTACCGGAAGGGTTACGCCAGAGCGGTGGGAGTATCGAACTTTGAAATGGGAAAGGTGGCGGAGGTATCCGTCTTTCACAGTCAGATGCCTTATGTAAATCAGATTGAAATGAATCTTTTGTGCCAGCAGAAGGAGCTGCTGCAATACCTGAAGGAGAACGGGATCGCGGCGGAAGCATGGGGTGTTTTTGCGAGAGGCACAATGGGGATTCTGGAAGAGCCGGTGATAAGAAAGCTTGGGAGAAAGCACAAAAAGACACCGGCGCAGATTATTCTGAGATGGATGACGCAGAGAGAGGTTCCGGTACTGATACAGTCGGAAAATGGTGTGCATATGAGAGAAAATCTGGATATTTTCGATTTCAGGCTGGAAGAGGAGGAGCTGGAGCAGATTGCAGAGCTTGATCTGGAGCGGAGCGTATATCTGAATTACAGCCTTCCGGAGACAGTCGCCCGGCTGGGAACCGCCCGGTTTAACACCTGA
- a CDS encoding TetR/AcrR family transcriptional regulator: MMIQKQEDMRARKTRAAIGKTFREMLIEMDYDQITIKNLTERADINRRTFYLHYASIDELLNELIDEIADGYVQKTNAMNGYSDQREIARTFLLCFAQQDALHEKIICNANFKYISDRINRKISDSNQRHVDDLGRVSPYMKNIIIAYLNMSCLGMYRKWVADKKRIPLDEFIDVATELVCNGVLSIPAYLDKRTLPPI; encoded by the coding sequence ATGATGATACAGAAGCAGGAGGATATGCGCGCACGGAAAACCCGCGCGGCTATCGGAAAAACCTTTCGGGAAATGCTTATAGAAATGGATTATGACCAGATTACGATTAAAAATCTGACGGAGCGCGCAGATATCAACCGGCGGACCTTCTACCTGCATTACGCTTCCATAGATGAGCTTTTAAATGAGCTGATTGATGAGATTGCCGACGGCTATGTACAGAAAACAAATGCGATGAACGGCTATTCGGATCAGCGGGAAATCGCCCGCACCTTTCTTCTGTGCTTCGCACAGCAGGACGCGCTGCACGAAAAGATTATCTGCAACGCAAATTTTAAATACATCAGCGACCGGATCAACCGCAAAATCAGCGACAGTAACCAGCGCCATGTGGATGACCTGGGCAGGGTCAGCCCGTATATGAAAAACATTATCATCGCCTACCTGAATATGTCCTGCCTGGGCATGTACCGCAAATGGGTGGCGGATAAGAAACGGATTCCCCTGGATGAATTTATCGACGTCGCCACCGAGCTGGTCTGCAACGGCGTGCTGAGTATACCGGCGTATCTTGATAAGCGGACGCTCCCGCCAATCTGA
- a CDS encoding beta-glucosidase has translation MKHQETIKKMTLEEKAAFLSGKGEWQTWDFPRLGIPSMYCSDGPHGIRKQAGAGDHLGLNPSLPATCFPTAATMANSWDPQLGSEIGKALGEEAAVQGVHVVLGPGLNIKRSPLCGRNFEYFSEDPYLAGKMAAGYVQGIQSQGVYACPKHFAVNSQELRRMAMNAVLDERTLREIYLTGFEIAVKEGGAGAIMTSYNQVNGTYANENEHLLKDILRGEWGYNGIVITDWGGSNDHIRGVAAGSDLEMPTPGMDSARQLVEAVQTGKISEETVDACVDRMLEAVLTLTGGQKKTAEFDEEAHHALARRAAAESAVLLKNQEKILPLKPGTRVALIGDFAFEPRYQGAGSSMVNATKLDKMSELIKEYNLNVVGMAKGYMRSGEINEVMEKEAVDLAQSADVVLYCFGLDELSESEGIDRTHMRIPQNQVTLLEAIARVNENIVGILSAGAAVEMPWHTNLRALLHVYLYGQAGAGAVLDILTGKVNPSGRLSETCPIRYEDTPAFRYFPAAERNSEYREGLYVGYRYYDTAKVRVLYPFGFGLSYTEFAYSDLKADRDGVEFTVKNTGKMDGAEVAQLYVGLPDAKVFRPEKELKGFRKIFLKAGESRQVRIPFDDKTFRYWNVRTSRWETEGGVYTVMIGASCLDIRLRAEVTVEGTTETYPYYTNRMPSYYSGLISQVEDKEFEELLGHPVPSGKWSGNLTVNDAICQMYYAKSPIARFAYNKLTQMKKKSEEAGKPDLNILFIYNMPFRAIAKMTGGMVSMEMVEGIVTMVNGHFFRGLGRVIGGFFRNQSRNRKYVKRITEK, from the coding sequence ATGAAGCATCAGGAAACGATTAAAAAAATGACATTAGAGGAGAAAGCGGCTTTTTTAAGCGGAAAGGGCGAGTGGCAGACATGGGATTTCCCCCGCCTGGGTATCCCCTCCATGTATTGCTCGGACGGACCGCACGGCATCCGTAAGCAGGCGGGAGCGGGCGACCATCTGGGGCTGAATCCGTCTCTTCCGGCAACCTGCTTTCCGACGGCGGCGACGATGGCGAACAGCTGGGACCCGCAGCTTGGCAGCGAGATTGGAAAAGCGCTGGGAGAAGAAGCGGCGGTGCAGGGAGTGCACGTCGTGCTCGGACCGGGACTGAACATCAAGAGAAGCCCGCTGTGCGGACGAAATTTTGAATATTTCTCCGAGGACCCGTATCTTGCCGGAAAGATGGCGGCGGGATATGTGCAGGGCATCCAGAGCCAGGGCGTGTACGCCTGCCCGAAGCATTTTGCGGTGAACAGCCAGGAGCTCAGAAGAATGGCGATGAACGCGGTGCTCGATGAGCGGACGCTGCGGGAGATTTATCTGACCGGCTTTGAGATTGCCGTAAAAGAGGGCGGCGCCGGAGCAATCATGACGAGCTACAACCAGGTGAACGGCACCTATGCCAATGAAAATGAGCACCTGCTGAAGGATATCCTGCGCGGCGAGTGGGGATATAACGGTATTGTTATCACAGACTGGGGCGGCTCCAACGACCACATCAGAGGCGTGGCGGCAGGATCGGACCTGGAGATGCCGACGCCCGGAATGGATTCCGCCCGGCAGCTCGTGGAAGCGGTGCAGACGGGAAAGATTTCGGAGGAGACGGTGGACGCCTGCGTGGACCGGATGCTGGAGGCGGTGCTCACGCTGACCGGAGGGCAGAAAAAGACGGCGGAATTTGATGAGGAGGCGCATCATGCGCTTGCCCGCAGGGCGGCGGCGGAAAGCGCCGTGCTTCTGAAAAACCAGGAGAAGATACTTCCGCTGAAGCCGGGGACCAGGGTGGCGCTGATTGGAGATTTTGCCTTTGAGCCCCGCTACCAGGGCGCCGGTTCCTCGATGGTAAATGCCACAAAGCTGGATAAGATGTCGGAGCTGATAAAGGAATACAATTTGAACGTTGTCGGTATGGCGAAGGGCTATATGAGAAGCGGAGAGATTAACGAGGTAATGGAAAAGGAGGCGGTGGATCTGGCGCAGTCGGCGGATGTGGTGCTGTACTGCTTCGGGCTGGATGAGCTGAGCGAGTCCGAGGGCATCGACCGTACGCATATGAGGATTCCCCAGAACCAGGTTACGCTGCTGGAGGCGATTGCCCGCGTCAATGAAAATATCGTGGGAATCTTAAGCGCGGGAGCGGCGGTGGAGATGCCGTGGCACACGAATCTCAGAGCGCTGCTGCACGTCTATCTGTACGGACAGGCGGGAGCGGGAGCCGTGCTCGATATCCTTACCGGAAAAGTCAATCCGTCCGGCAGGCTGAGCGAGACCTGTCCGATACGGTACGAGGATACGCCGGCGTTCCGCTATTTCCCGGCGGCGGAGAGAAATTCCGAGTACCGGGAGGGCCTTTACGTGGGATACCGCTATTACGATACCGCGAAGGTGCGGGTGCTCTATCCCTTTGGTTTTGGCTTATCCTATACGGAATTTGCATACAGCGATTTGAAGGCAGACCGGGACGGCGTGGAATTTACCGTCAAAAATACCGGAAAGATGGACGGTGCGGAGGTGGCGCAGCTCTATGTGGGACTGCCGGATGCCAAAGTTTTCCGTCCGGAAAAGGAGCTGAAAGGCTTCCGGAAGATTTTTCTGAAAGCGGGAGAGAGCAGGCAGGTGCGCATTCCGTTTGACGATAAGACCTTCCGCTACTGGAATGTGCGGACAAGCCGCTGGGAGACGGAGGGCGGCGTTTATACTGTCATGATTGGCGCAAGCTGCCTGGACATCCGGCTGAGGGCGGAAGTGACGGTGGAGGGCACCACGGAAACCTACCCCTACTACACAAACCGGATGCCGTCTTATTACTCCGGGCTTATCAGCCAGGTGGAGGATAAAGAGTTTGAAGAGCTGCTCGGACATCCGGTTCCATCGGGCAAATGGAGCGGAAATCTGACGGTGAACGACGCCATCTGCCAGATGTATTATGCGAAGAGTCCCATTGCGCGGTTCGCTTATAATAAGCTGACGCAGATGAAAAAGAAGAGCGAGGAAGCCGGAAAACCGGATCTGAATATCCTCTTTATTTATAATATGCCGTTCCGTGCAATCGCCAAGATGACGGGCGGAATGGTGAGCATGGAAATGGTGGAAGGAATCGTGACGATGGTGAACGGTCATTTCTTCCGGGGACTGGGGCGCGTTATCGGCGGATTTTTCCGCAATCAGAGCCGGAACCGGAAGTATGTGAAGCGCATCACGGAAAAATAG